The following are encoded together in the Sphingomonas insulae genome:
- a CDS encoding MATE family efflux transporter — MASAHPPLTTRAETLRLLALAWPVMLTSLNWTLLQVTDVMVVGLVSTEEVAALAASRALGFVGIVTGLAWLSGVLVMAARADGAGDLPRTGGVLREGLLLGLILGLAIGGIFLAFAEPLLASLGVAADRVDESARVVRAFAIAYPFQLVNVAAAFFLEGVSRPGRVTVVNLAVLPINALLAWALSAGHFGLPALGAVGAALATSIASLIGALGMVLSVVTLPQARERGILRRDRAAWLAVPRGAWTLAVFGMVPAVASGLELAGFSALIALSTQLGDAAAHGFQIVFSAHNVTFGVALGLGSAAGVRAGNAVGEGQPAAAVRRTLIAVGLSTAALGIGAGLLALGAADIVALFPATAEVHRIAASMLPRWAPFVVFDGIQVVLVYALRSLGDQVVAGVNSILAYFVVTGGIGWWLVHAGIGPTALVWASGAGMLAAAILHGARFAQISSRLLRRS; from the coding sequence ATGGCCAGCGCGCATCCTCCTCTGACGACGCGCGCCGAAACGCTGCGGCTGCTCGCGCTCGCTTGGCCGGTGATGCTGACCAGCCTCAACTGGACGCTGCTGCAGGTCACCGACGTCATGGTCGTCGGCCTGGTATCCACCGAAGAGGTGGCGGCGCTGGCTGCCAGCCGGGCGCTGGGCTTCGTCGGCATCGTCACCGGCCTTGCGTGGCTGTCGGGCGTGCTGGTCATGGCGGCACGGGCCGACGGGGCGGGCGACCTGCCGCGCACCGGCGGCGTCCTGCGCGAGGGATTGCTGCTGGGGCTGATCCTGGGGCTGGCGATCGGCGGCATATTCCTGGCCTTCGCCGAACCGTTGCTCGCATCGCTCGGCGTCGCCGCCGACCGCGTGGACGAAAGCGCACGCGTCGTGCGCGCCTTTGCCATCGCCTATCCGTTCCAGCTGGTGAACGTCGCGGCTGCCTTTTTCCTGGAAGGGGTCAGCCGGCCGGGCCGGGTGACGGTGGTCAATCTGGCGGTGCTGCCGATCAACGCATTGCTCGCCTGGGCGCTGTCGGCCGGGCATTTCGGCTTGCCGGCCCTGGGCGCGGTGGGGGCGGCGCTGGCGACCAGCATCGCCTCTCTGATCGGCGCGCTGGGCATGGTGTTGAGCGTCGTCACGCTGCCGCAAGCGCGCGAACGCGGCATCCTTCGCCGCGATCGCGCCGCCTGGCTCGCGGTGCCGCGCGGTGCCTGGACCCTTGCGGTGTTCGGCATGGTGCCGGCGGTGGCATCGGGCCTAGAACTCGCGGGCTTTTCGGCACTGATCGCTTTGTCGACGCAGCTCGGCGATGCGGCGGCGCATGGATTCCAGATCGTCTTTTCCGCGCACAACGTCACCTTTGGGGTGGCGCTCGGGCTGGGATCGGCGGCGGGCGTGCGGGCCGGCAATGCGGTGGGCGAGGGACAGCCGGCGGCGGCGGTGCGGCGCACGCTGATCGCCGTGGGGCTGTCGACGGCGGCGCTCGGCATCGGTGCCGGGCTGCTCGCGCTGGGGGCGGCCGATATCGTCGCGCTCTTCCCGGCGACGGCGGAAGTGCACCGGATCGCCGCGTCGATGCTGCCGCGCTGGGCGCCGTTCGTCGTGTTCGACGGAATCCAGGTCGTGCTGGTCTATGCTTTACGCAGCCTGGGCGACCAGGTGGTGGCGGGCGTCAACAGCATCCTCGCCTATTTCGTCGTCACCGGTGGCATCGGCTGGTGGCTGGTCCACGCCGGCATCGGCCCGACCGCGCTCGTCTGGGCATCCGGCGCCGGCATGCTCGCCGCCGCGATCCTGCATGGCGCGCGATTCGCGCAGATCAGTTCGCGTCTTCTCCGGCGAAGCTGA
- a CDS encoding MJ0042-type zinc finger domain-containing protein: MILECPECSTRYLVPDSAIGAEGRTVRCANCRHSWFQEPPVPEPEPPLPLQPAQAIDDAGDDEGEDGGVPPFLEPAAIPAARTMPLPEPVIVPPAAGFDAFAHRPPFRTRRNTSRRWTVIAIVAGLLMIAGVGAILFLGAPGLLAQIGLPVGAEESPLRLKDNPIERRELENGSELFAVSGRVTNPSGERQRVPDIRAELRDAQGRIVYSWTITPQQRTLNPGGSIDFNSAKLDVPSNSKRLELSFAGEDAN; encoded by the coding sequence ATGATCCTCGAATGCCCCGAATGCAGCACCCGCTACCTGGTGCCCGATAGCGCGATCGGGGCCGAAGGACGCACCGTCCGTTGCGCCAATTGCCGGCATAGCTGGTTTCAGGAGCCGCCGGTTCCCGAACCGGAACCGCCGCTGCCGCTGCAACCGGCGCAGGCGATCGACGATGCGGGCGACGACGAGGGCGAGGATGGCGGCGTGCCGCCGTTCCTAGAACCCGCCGCGATTCCCGCCGCCCGCACGATGCCCCTGCCCGAACCGGTGATCGTACCGCCTGCGGCCGGGTTCGACGCCTTCGCCCACCGCCCGCCATTCCGCACGCGGCGCAATACGTCGCGGCGCTGGACGGTGATCGCGATCGTCGCCGGACTGCTGATGATCGCGGGCGTCGGTGCGATCCTGTTCCTCGGCGCGCCCGGCCTGCTCGCCCAGATCGGCCTGCCGGTGGGCGCGGAGGAATCGCCGCTGCGGCTGAAGGACAATCCGATCGAGCGGCGCGAGCTGGAGAACGGGTCCGAACTGTTCGCGGTGAGCGGCCGCGTCACCAATCCGTCGGGCGAGCGCCAGCGCGTGCCGGATATCCGCGCCGAGCTGCGCGATGCGCAGGGGCGCATCGTCTACAGCTGGACGATCACGCCGCAGCAGCGCACGCTGAACCCCGGCGGATCGATCGACTTCAATTCGGCGAAGCTCGACGTGCCGTCGAATTCGAAGCGGCTGGAGCTCAGCTTCGCCGGAGAAGACGCGAACTGA
- a CDS encoding DUF11 domain-containing protein, protein MLALVAGLGSTLPAAAQTHVENIATLTYRAGDGERVVRSNAVGLDVTRTKRPTSFTFRLLPNGYVPTGATCEGTPPRFTPAPIDAATLAVSPPLAAVDITSPLIMVIEAEGANRDSQVRETVTIDFDTGKIAGKLPLLETGANTGVFAGAVPAANDNSDPKLSACMLNLKRGDHLRLSFTEDQYSYGSSIDLLIDPAGYVFDSRTGAVIDGAEVTLLDEAGQPATVFGDDGISRYPATVVSGAAVTDASGRRYAPLAGRFRFPFARPGRYSLKITPPGEYIAPSVVDRATLLALKDPLGDRFIIADASYGGFLTLANQDPVYVDVPLDRPGNGTLLLTKTASVRDASPGDFIQYRLQVQNRDAVPASGLVLSDYLPQGLRYERGSTRGGAEPTVSPDGRNLTFAIPAIAPSGSADIRYVVTVAPGAPSGEALNRAQIVGDGRVTSNQAAASVRLRPLLFTDAMTVIGRVTEGNCGDPVDRRKGIAGIRLLLEDGTFVVTDRDGLYHFEGVRAGRHVVQLDTASIPASYAPVACDVDTRQAKSAISRFVEAEGGVMKRVDFQLRPTGKAAAAIDALPIAVADDAAAAGNREWLGGQAAGIDWLFPQVDHNPRAPVLRVAIKHAPDQRVALTVNGRGTDPLAFDGADTAGAVAVSKWNGLPLQPGDNRLVARILAGDGHVVQTLERVVHYSGVGVRAIVDPGKSRLKADGLNRPLIAVRVTDKDGRPVRAGTLVPFRIDQPYQAAIEADLQQGRQLAGRERAATTARVVGDDGYAFIALQPTTQAGAVHAVVSLTDDKQVRTSEIRAWLDAAQQDWMVVGFGAGSIGYDMLSKHGRSLPRAERNAVVTDGQLAFYAKGRIKGSWLMTIAYDSDRAYDPTRGLLGTIDPDRYYTVYGDGSMQGYDAATRRKLYLRLERREFYALFGDFETGFTDTQLTRYSRTLNGVKAAYEGRRLSVQGFAAKTDTLYSRDEIQGNGLSGPYRLRARGIVPNSDKLRIEVRDRFRSEVIVSTTQLTRHIDYDIDIGLGTVRFRNPVLSRDASLNPIFIVADYEVEGGKTEQLAAAARVAAKLGRVTVGASVIRDETAGNATVAGADVKARFGTATEVRGEFATGGKRGLGRDIAFLAEAEHHGGGLDLLGYVRQQDGGFGVGQQNLVEAATRKIGIDGRVALTDRLSVTSTVWHQDMLASPATRTAGEARLEYRRAAGTVFVGGQFASDRGLDGGARDSRLLTLGGTQSLFAGKLTLAAQTQFAPGGDKASVDFPARHQLTAAWRIKPGLRLLTGYEIANGKDYTAHTAQVGFDVAPWTGAKLMSTLNQQAIGENGGRTYAQYGLSQSLPLGKRWSVDATLDATSTVRGRVPAGAVINAFQPVASGGVIDGNGGVGDRDFTAATLGATYRAQRWSWTGRLEYRDGENEDRFGIVTSLLRTLGEGRTIASNLRAFRVRNASGAVATQASADLALAWRPLDSRWSLLERLEFRHDSADGSFDDGNVLGVPAYGGGDQVTSRVVNNLAINYRSGPEGLGHGFEATLYYGAKYVAGRYADDVYDGFIDVVGFDLRQDLGTRFDIGVAGSVQHAWDRGVWSWSGGPSAGVSPAPNLWISAGYNIAGYRDRDFEADRYTRQGPYVTMRLKFDQLSLGGATRALFGR, encoded by the coding sequence ATGCTCGCGCTTGTCGCAGGCCTTGGTAGCACGCTGCCGGCCGCCGCGCAGACGCATGTCGAGAACATCGCCACGCTGACCTACCGGGCCGGCGATGGCGAACGGGTCGTGCGTTCAAACGCGGTCGGTCTGGATGTCACCCGGACGAAGCGACCGACCAGCTTCACCTTCCGCCTGTTGCCCAACGGCTATGTGCCGACCGGCGCGACCTGCGAAGGCACGCCGCCGCGATTCACGCCGGCGCCGATCGATGCGGCGACGCTGGCGGTGTCGCCGCCGCTCGCCGCGGTCGATATCACCTCGCCGCTCATCATGGTCATCGAGGCGGAGGGCGCCAATCGCGATTCCCAGGTCCGCGAGACGGTGACGATCGATTTCGACACCGGCAAGATCGCCGGCAAGCTGCCGTTGCTTGAAACCGGCGCCAACACCGGCGTCTTTGCCGGCGCCGTGCCTGCGGCGAACGACAACAGCGATCCGAAACTATCCGCCTGCATGCTCAACCTGAAGCGCGGCGATCACCTGCGCCTGAGCTTCACCGAGGACCAGTACAGCTACGGCTCGTCGATCGACCTGCTCATCGATCCGGCCGGCTATGTCTTCGATTCGCGCACCGGTGCGGTGATCGACGGCGCCGAGGTGACGTTGCTCGACGAGGCCGGACAGCCCGCGACGGTGTTCGGCGACGACGGCATCAGTCGCTATCCCGCGACCGTCGTCAGCGGCGCCGCCGTCACCGATGCCTCCGGTCGCCGCTACGCCCCGCTGGCCGGGCGCTTCCGCTTCCCGTTCGCGCGCCCTGGGCGCTATTCGCTCAAGATCACGCCGCCCGGCGAATACATCGCGCCGTCGGTGGTCGACCGCGCTACGCTCCTGGCCTTGAAGGACCCGCTCGGCGACCGGTTCATCATCGCCGATGCTAGCTATGGCGGCTTCCTGACGCTGGCCAACCAGGACCCGGTCTATGTCGATGTGCCGCTCGACCGCCCCGGTAACGGTACGCTGCTGCTGACCAAGACCGCATCGGTGCGCGATGCCTCGCCGGGCGATTTCATCCAGTACCGGCTGCAGGTGCAGAACCGCGATGCGGTGCCGGCAAGCGGGCTGGTCCTGTCCGATTATCTGCCGCAGGGGCTCCGCTACGAACGCGGATCGACCCGCGGCGGCGCCGAGCCGACCGTGTCGCCTGACGGTCGCAACCTGACCTTCGCAATTCCCGCCATCGCCCCCAGCGGTTCGGCCGATATTCGCTACGTCGTGACGGTGGCACCGGGTGCGCCGAGCGGCGAGGCGCTGAACCGCGCGCAGATCGTCGGCGACGGGCGCGTGACCAGCAACCAGGCGGCGGCATCCGTCCGCCTGCGCCCGTTGTTGTTTACCGACGCCATGACCGTCATCGGGCGGGTGACGGAGGGGAATTGCGGCGACCCGGTCGACCGGCGCAAGGGCATCGCGGGTATCCGCCTGCTGCTGGAGGATGGCACCTTCGTCGTCACCGACCGCGATGGCCTGTATCATTTCGAAGGGGTGCGCGCCGGCCGCCACGTCGTCCAGCTGGACACCGCCAGCATCCCCGCCAGCTACGCACCGGTCGCCTGCGACGTCGACACCCGCCAGGCGAAAAGTGCGATATCGCGCTTCGTGGAAGCGGAGGGCGGCGTGATGAAGCGGGTCGACTTCCAGCTGCGGCCGACCGGCAAGGCTGCCGCCGCCATCGACGCGCTGCCGATCGCGGTCGCCGACGATGCCGCGGCCGCTGGCAACCGCGAATGGCTGGGCGGACAGGCGGCCGGCATCGACTGGCTGTTCCCGCAGGTCGATCACAATCCCCGCGCGCCGGTGCTGCGCGTCGCGATCAAACATGCGCCCGATCAGCGTGTCGCCTTGACCGTCAACGGTCGCGGCACCGATCCGCTCGCCTTCGACGGCGCGGACACCGCCGGCGCGGTCGCGGTGTCGAAGTGGAACGGCCTGCCGCTACAGCCGGGCGACAACCGTCTGGTCGCGCGCATCCTCGCCGGCGACGGCCACGTCGTCCAGACGCTGGAGCGTGTCGTCCACTATAGCGGCGTCGGCGTCAGGGCGATCGTCGATCCAGGCAAGAGCCGCCTCAAGGCGGACGGCCTCAACCGGCCGCTGATCGCGGTGCGCGTCACCGACAAGGACGGTCGTCCGGTCCGTGCCGGCACGCTGGTGCCGTTCCGCATCGACCAGCCCTATCAGGCGGCGATCGAAGCCGATCTGCAACAGGGTCGCCAGCTCGCCGGACGCGAGCGCGCCGCCACCACCGCACGTGTCGTCGGCGACGACGGTTATGCCTTCATCGCGCTGCAACCGACGACGCAGGCGGGCGCCGTCCATGCCGTCGTCAGCCTGACCGACGACAAGCAGGTCCGGACCAGCGAGATCCGCGCCTGGCTGGACGCCGCACAGCAGGACTGGATGGTCGTCGGCTTCGGTGCGGGCAGCATCGGCTACGACATGCTCAGCAAGCATGGCCGTTCGTTGCCCAGGGCAGAGCGCAATGCGGTCGTCACCGACGGTCAGCTCGCTTTCTATGCCAAGGGGCGCATCAAGGGATCGTGGTTGATGACGATCGCCTATGACAGCGATCGCGCGTACGATCCGACCCGCGGCCTGCTCGGCACGATCGATCCCGATCGCTATTACACGGTGTATGGCGATGGCAGCATGCAGGGGTATGACGCCGCGACCCGTCGCAAGCTGTACCTGCGGCTGGAGCGCCGCGAATTCTACGCCCTGTTCGGCGACTTCGAGACCGGCTTCACCGACACCCAGCTGACCCGCTACAGCCGGACCCTCAACGGCGTGAAGGCCGCCTATGAAGGGCGCAGGCTGTCGGTACAGGGCTTCGCCGCGAAGACCGACACGCTGTATTCGCGCGACGAGATCCAGGGCAACGGCCTGTCCGGACCCTATCGGTTGCGCGCGCGCGGCATCGTACCGAACAGCGACAAGCTGCGGATCGAGGTGCGCGACCGCTTCCGGTCCGAAGTGATCGTGTCGACGACGCAGCTGACCCGCCACATCGATTACGACATCGACATCGGCCTCGGCACGGTACGCTTCCGCAACCCGGTGCTGAGCCGCGACGCCAGCCTCAATCCCATCTTCATCGTCGCCGACTACGAGGTGGAGGGCGGCAAGACCGAACAGCTCGCCGCCGCCGCGCGCGTCGCCGCCAAGCTCGGCCGGGTGACCGTCGGCGCCAGCGTCATCCGCGACGAAACCGCAGGCAATGCGACGGTGGCGGGCGCCGACGTCAAGGCGCGCTTCGGCACCGCGACCGAGGTCCGCGGCGAATTCGCCACCGGTGGCAAGCGTGGCCTGGGTCGCGACATCGCCTTCCTGGCCGAAGCGGAGCATCATGGCGGCGGCCTCGACCTGCTCGGCTACGTCCGTCAGCAGGACGGTGGATTCGGCGTCGGGCAGCAGAATCTGGTCGAGGCGGCGACGCGCAAGATCGGCATCGACGGCCGCGTCGCGCTGACCGACCGGCTGAGCGTCACCAGCACCGTCTGGCATCAGGATATGCTCGCCAGCCCGGCGACGCGCACGGCGGGCGAGGCGCGGCTGGAATACCGCCGTGCGGCCGGCACGGTCTTCGTCGGCGGCCAGTTCGCCAGCGACCGCGGGCTGGACGGGGGCGCCCGTGATTCGCGGCTGTTGACCCTTGGCGGCACGCAGTCGCTGTTCGCGGGCAAGCTGACGCTCGCCGCGCAGACGCAGTTCGCACCCGGCGGGGACAAGGCGTCGGTCGATTTCCCGGCCCGGCACCAGCTGACCGCGGCATGGCGGATCAAGCCGGGCCTGCGCCTGCTCACCGGCTACGAGATTGCGAACGGCAAGGATTATACCGCGCACACCGCACAGGTCGGCTTCGACGTCGCGCCCTGGACCGGTGCCAAGCTGATGAGCACGCTCAACCAGCAGGCGATCGGCGAGAACGGTGGCCGCACCTACGCGCAATATGGCCTCAGCCAGTCGTTGCCGCTCGGCAAGCGCTGGTCGGTCGATGCGACGCTGGACGCGACCAGCACGGTACGCGGGCGCGTGCCTGCCGGCGCGGTCATCAACGCCTTTCAGCCGGTCGCCTCCGGCGGGGTGATCGATGGCAACGGCGGCGTCGGCGACCGCGACTTCACCGCCGCGACGCTGGGGGCGACCTATCGCGCACAGCGTTGGTCGTGGACCGGTCGCCTCGAATATCGCGACGGCGAGAACGAGGATCGCTTCGGTATCGTCACCAGCCTGTTGCGCACGCTGGGCGAGGGCCGGACGATCGCATCCAACCTGCGCGCCTTCCGCGTCCGCAACGCGTCCGGTGCGGTGGCGACGCAGGCGAGCGCCGACCTCGCGCTCGCATGGCGGCCGCTCGACAGCCGCTGGTCACTGCTCGAACGGCTCGAATTCCGCCACGACAGCGCCGATGGCAGCTTCGATGACGGCAACGTGCTCGGCGTGCCGGCCTATGGCGGGGGCGATCAGGTGACCTCGCGCGTCGTCAACAATCTGGCGATCAACTATCGCAGTGGTCCCGAAGGGCTCGGCCACGGTTTCGAAGCCACGCTCTATTACGGCGCCAAGTACGTTGCCGGTCGCTATGCCGATGACGTCTACGACGGGTTCATCGACGTCGTCGGGTTCGACCTGCGCCAGGACCTCGGCACCCGCTTCGACATCGGCGTCGCCGGATCGGTGCAGCACGCCTGGGACCGCGGCGTGTGGTCGTGGAGCGGCGGGCCGTCGGCCGGCGTGTCGCCCGCCCCCAATCTGTGGATCAGCGCCGGCTACAACATCGCCGGCTATCGCGATCGGGATTTCGAGGCGGATCGCTACACCCGCCAGGGACCGTATGTGACGATGCGCCTGAAATTCGACCAGCTTTCCCTCGGCGGCGCGACCCGTGCCTTGTTCGGACGATGA
- a CDS encoding DUF11 domain-containing protein translates to MSALGARRLLLAGTATIASIGTAHAQSTTTGTVAGTTITNTATASYTVNGTAGTATSNTATFVVDRKVNLTVIATPNTPKQVNLDQVDAYTTFQVTNNTNGIQDFALSANQAVLTGILTGTDTFDLNNLKIFVDSNNNGVYDPGVDTKTFIDELAPDGNATVFVVGDIPSTVVGKMAQVGLKATVAAGGTTGTLGPVLVPTPLNTLNQDNEIDIVFADDDNDGLIGYDTANNGAGWAYGAYDIGVTAVNLSVVKSATVLSDGVSALNPKALPGAIVQYCLTVTNSTLLTPATGINLTDVIPANTTYVPGSISVGGLGTGGVCLTNGFTQNDDGTPPALGPYRGSFNATTKTVTATIPTLIGGASVAASFRVKIN, encoded by the coding sequence ATGTCCGCACTAGGGGCGCGGCGCCTATTGTTGGCCGGTACGGCCACGATAGCGTCGATCGGGACTGCACACGCGCAGTCTACGACCACCGGCACCGTCGCCGGCACGACGATCACCAACACCGCCACGGCGAGCTATACGGTCAACGGCACCGCCGGCACGGCGACGTCGAACACCGCGACCTTCGTGGTCGACCGCAAGGTCAACCTGACGGTCATCGCCACGCCGAATACGCCCAAGCAAGTCAATCTGGACCAGGTCGATGCGTATACGACGTTCCAGGTGACCAACAACACCAACGGCATCCAGGATTTCGCGCTGTCGGCGAACCAGGCGGTGCTGACCGGTATCCTGACGGGAACCGACACGTTCGATCTGAACAACCTGAAGATCTTCGTCGATTCCAACAACAACGGCGTCTACGACCCCGGTGTCGATACCAAGACCTTCATCGACGAACTCGCGCCCGACGGCAATGCGACGGTGTTCGTGGTCGGCGACATTCCATCGACCGTGGTCGGCAAGATGGCGCAGGTCGGGCTGAAGGCGACGGTCGCCGCCGGTGGCACGACGGGCACGCTGGGTCCCGTGCTGGTGCCGACGCCGCTCAACACGCTCAATCAGGACAACGAGATCGATATCGTCTTCGCCGACGACGATAACGACGGCCTGATCGGCTACGACACGGCGAACAACGGCGCCGGCTGGGCCTATGGCGCGTACGACATCGGCGTCACCGCGGTGAACCTGTCGGTGGTGAAGTCGGCGACGGTGCTGTCCGACGGCGTCAGCGCGCTCAATCCCAAGGCGCTGCCGGGTGCGATCGTGCAATATTGCCTTACCGTCACCAATTCCACGCTGCTCACCCCGGCGACGGGCATCAACCTGACCGACGTCATCCCCGCCAATACCACCTACGTCCCGGGATCGATCAGCGTCGGCGGCCTGGGCACCGGAGGGGTCTGCCTGACCAACGGCTTCACGCAGAACGACGACGGCACGCCGCCGGCGCTCGGGCCGTACCGCGGGTCGTTCAACGCCACGACGAAGACGGTGACCGCGACCATTCCGACGCTGATCGGCGGCGCGTCGGTCGCGGCGAGTTTCCGCGTCAAGATCAACTAA
- a CDS encoding PilZ domain-containing protein, whose protein sequence is MFHGPIKPTHDPVPTHVDQRRGTRRHTSVLLIGRVRYAGGESACLVHDISSHGLMARFTAMPMVGDRMLIAVRGLPEVAATVRWVNGFRGGVEFEVAQDVGGVFCLRDDRGHVARTPRFAMQASASLRIGDLRLAVDILDISPGGVKLRSDALVPVGQAGSVLLPEINVAAFGSVCWTRDDRFGFRFCTPLPLASLSRVLGCG, encoded by the coding sequence ATGTTCCACGGTCCGATCAAGCCGACCCACGATCCGGTGCCGACGCATGTCGACCAGCGGCGGGGGACACGGCGCCATACCAGCGTTCTGTTGATCGGCCGGGTGCGGTACGCCGGCGGCGAAAGCGCGTGCCTGGTGCACGACATATCCAGCCACGGGCTGATGGCGCGCTTTACCGCGATGCCGATGGTCGGCGACCGGATGCTGATCGCGGTACGCGGCCTGCCGGAGGTCGCGGCGACGGTCCGTTGGGTCAACGGCTTTCGCGGTGGCGTGGAATTCGAGGTGGCGCAGGACGTCGGCGGCGTGTTCTGCCTGCGCGACGATCGCGGCCATGTCGCGCGTACCCCGCGTTTCGCGATGCAGGCGAGCGCGAGCCTGCGGATCGGCGACCTGCGCCTGGCGGTCGATATCCTCGACATTTCGCCCGGTGGCGTGAAATTACGCAGCGATGCGCTGGTGCCGGTCGGCCAGGCGGGCAGCGTGCTGTTACCGGAGATAAACGTCGCCGCATTCGGATCGGTATGCTGGACCCGCGACGATCGCTTCGGTTTCCGCTTCTGCACGCCGCTGCCGCTCGCCAGCCTGTCGCGCGTCCTCGGTTGCGGATGA